From the Ipomoea triloba cultivar NCNSP0323 chromosome 8, ASM357664v1 genome, the window ATTACTCACTCTTCTAAACTTATGTAGGATGTCATTCTATACTGTGTAATAATATGAGAAAGAAACCactgcatgcatgcattaatGACAAAGAAGATAATGCATAAGAGTCTATATATCTCTTTAAAGGAATTGTTGAAGCTGAACTTACCATTGCAGAATGACCCATAGGTAACCCAAGGCCATATCTTTCCATTATTGGTGGAGGCACTCCATAAATCCCACCTTcaagtagaaaaagaaaaagaaaaagaaaaagtgaacaCCATGTGATAAATGCAACAGCAGACTAATTTAGCTTTGTTTATTAAAGTTTTGAACATGGAAATACACTAGTTGCTAAGTAGCCAACGGCAATAGAGTTACAATATTTGAGAAAGAACTTCCTGTCAAAACATGACTGTCAAATTGCAATCATATCAGTTACTAACACAGAAGTAATCAGAGTTTATTACCGGTTCCAATCATAGTTCCACTGGAATACGGAGGTGGACCAGATAAATGCAAGGGTCGGAATGGGCTGCCTCCAGAAAGACGACTGCCATAGTTGTAATGATATGCTGAGCCTCCAGGAAAAGGAACATCATAAGGAGGCAAAGATGTTCCATTAAACACAGATGTACCGTAAGATGGTATACCCATATACATTGGAGATGGAGCAGCCGAACCTACATATGGAGCCGATGTTGAATAGGCTTGTGGTGTGTGCATGGGCTTAGCTAGAGATTTCTGAAAAATGCCAATGttatggtttcaaaaaaaaaattgcagtcACCACCACATTATACAAGATTATAAAGAACAAGATTTTCCACATATAAAGGTAATTTAACAGTTTATGGCCTGTAAAGAAAAACTCTTGTACTCTACTATAAAAATCATAACAATTTGAGAATGTCAATGCAACCACTAATTAACCTTGTACTTTTACAATCTTGCTGCAATGCATACAAAGTCCTTGAAAATAAAACAAGAGATGTCAAGTATTCATGCTTTCTCCTTTCCCTTGTGTTTGCTTCTTGAGGGTTAACTCAACTTAACTTTGAATAAATctttagtatatattttttaaaattttgagactTTGATTTTTTACCGACCATgtagtataataatatttaaatttcatttttcaattgttgaatttaaaattattaaaagttgTATAAAACTTTAGAGAAACTGACCACCAAAACAGTGTCTcacacacataaaatgggacggataACGGATGGAGTAATTTTAATCTGCTATAGAGTGTTAGCTGTTGGAATCTTACAGAGTTGTGATCGGCAGGCCTAGGTTGGGTACAGTTCCGCATATTGCAGGTAGTTCTAAATGAGAAATTAACATTGCCACAGCTAGGGCATGTCCAATCATCTTCTCTACGCCCACCTACAAACATGACCAACTGAATGATTAATTACCAAAGAAGCATGACACAACAAGCAAAGTCTGACAAGTTCTGACAGAAAATTCCATTATCACTATCCCTTCCCTATTGAATAGCAATACCCAGGGAATACCGTGAATGGTTAGCaccaataaattattacttccAAATTATAGTTAATTTAGTGCAGAAGGTTATACCATCTGTTCGGGCTCGTTTAGCTGCTGAAGAATTCCTATTATCTACCTGCGAGTaatttaaaaggaaataaaaattatgtgaaaaaaaaaaaaaagaaaaaaaaaaaagaagcatgattgacgaaaataaaaacataaaaacataaaGCTAAAGCTGAtcaattttatatgtatagatAAACTCATAACCTGCATTCCAAAAGCAAAGAACACATTCATCTATAAAATTCAATTGTATTGATCGGAAAACAAATGATGAGctaaaaataccaaaaaaaatatgataaatttgatttataaattcataatattggATAATTGACCTGAGACATCTCTGATTTTAAttagagaaaatgagaaatccTTGTTCTTCCTTCCCTTCAAGGTTGCAGTGCTGGACCTTCAGGAGGACAGAGGCGATGCCGCTACGGGTAGGTTTTCACCCTAAAATTGATTTTGCTTTCCAAAACAAAGTATTGCTCTAGCACTCTAGCTGCCGTTGTTGGGCCTAAAACTTTTTCTAATGGGTGAATTAGTATAATGTTGTAGGCCCTTATCCACCATTCAGGTCTATGAAGGGATAGACTTggcatattattaaaaaaaaaaaattaaaatatttatttattgagaaaaatcaTAGATTTCGATATGCAAAGTGTATTTTAACTTGAAAATTTGTACCTTCAAAATTTactcatacatactttctcaacctactaaaacaCAACAAGTCCTTGAGAGGGTCACAGATATGTCGCTTGATCCACAATGCCTTTGGTTTCAAGAACATATAATCATGAAAGAAAATCAAGAGCAACAAAGATTTCAAAGCAattgagtttaaaaaaaattagaatcaGAAAAGATTTGAAGTAGttgagtttttaaaaattaaaagctgAATACAACACAAATTTGGAGCATAATTATAAGGAGTAAAGTTTTGGAACACGAATTGGAGAACAATGAATTAGATAGCAGCAGAGATTTGAAGTAGAAGTTGATATATGCCTACAACTCTACTGTATTTAAATTCTTACACAAGTTCCAAGAATGATACATCCCAAAtaggaaaatgtttttaaaagtcaataaAGCTTGTTTCCGAGACCAAGTAGCATGACAAAAAATTCAATACATCCAATCAAGCTACAACGACCAAGACCACagataaaaaattgttaatttcaaCAGCCAAATTTTTATCATCTATATAAGGgcatgaagacttgaagaaataaaaagagGCAAGATGAGAAGCAATATAGTAGAAGTGGTACATCTATTCAAAAAGAAATCATTCTTCGAGTTCAAAGAAATTTATATCATTCTTCATATATATTcaatagaaaaagaaacaaatctTTTACGTCTCAAAAGTTGGAAAGAAAActcatttctttcttttatcaCAAATTCTTTACCAAAGTTAGATAGAGGAGAGTAACAAAGAGCTATGAAATTCTAAGATTAGTTTCAACTCTATGATCAAAGCACTAAGTCTTATTTATTATATCTTGTACCAGAGTGATGGATATATTAAATTCCTCTAGGAGATAAGAGTGCAGTAGAATAAACGGATTACATACACCTTCGAACCACCATAAAAATTCTTGtccattatatttattttgagctTTATTTTTCTCCATGCTTTTAACATTTCAATCATTCTAAACTTTCAAAGCACTATACATCACACTCAATTACTACGTTGTGCACACTCATGCTAGTTATTTTATCAAAGCTTAAgtatgtactcaaaaaaaaaaaatcaaagcttaagtattaaatattcCTCATACTTACTTTATtctctaaataaatatatctcCTGCCGGCGCTAAAAGGGAGAGAGTCCTGAGAGTAGTTCCAACCCCTGTGGATCCAGTCCCGGGTTCAACCATACTGCAAATTCTCAGATTCAGGGTAAAGAGGAGTGCCCCACGTTGCTCTCACCATCTTGTTTGTTCTCTTTGCGCGCTTCACTTTATCTAAAAAGGGGTGAGTATGATATCTTTATAGCAAAGAGACTCCCAGTTCAATTCAATGATTGTAATGTAACTTACTAGCTcccacaaattaaaattaaatctgaaaaagttaaattaaaagtttattcaCCAACCGAGACCAACAAATTGTATCAAAGCAGTTGTCTATTTATGTAACACCCACTATAAATAACAATACtataaacaaaaatttcattcttATAATAACATAGCTCTCAATTCTTGAACCCAATATAAAGTCAAGTCTAGCATTAATTGCATAATATCAaagggtgttaccgccacatctaACCTAACAAAGTTAGATGCAAGGCTAAACCAAAATAAAAGGGAAAACATAATCCTCAACATAAGTTCATAACAAAACATAATGTCTAATCCAATATGCAATACATATCAATAAACTAAGTCTCGAGAGCCATCAGCAGCTCGTCCTACCGCACTCATCTCAGCATAACAAAACATAATGTCTAATCCAATATGAAAGTCAACCTCTCTCAATATCTGCTATTGTTacttgataaatttgatgattggaacaTCCATATGCAAATACTCTCGTCAGCTCTTCATGATGAGATGTGGAAGTTATTTCAAGTGGTCCTATAGAAATCTTGAAAGTAAACCCAACATTTATACAAATAGTTGATACGCCACCATATGCGCCAAAGCCAAAACTAGAATGGACTCCAAAACTACAAGAAATTTTGCGATTCGCGACGGAAATAATTGCGACGTAATTAAATTCCGTTGCAAATTAACGATGGAaaataattccgtcgcgaaCTTTGGcgcaaatagaaaataaaacctGTGAAAACTTGgcagcaaaaaaaaaactgcGACCGAATTTGCGATCAACTTTAGTTCCGTCACGAAATGGCGACGAAAATGGCGAGGGATTTAATTTCCATCGCGAAATGGCGACGGAATTTATTCCGTTGCTAAATGtagcaatttatttgaaaatggaTAAATATTGCTACGAAATTAACGACAGAATTAATTTCGTCGCAacgttgtttttattttaactatcaaaacgacgtcgttttgttttgtttattttttttaaatcaaagcatatattatataaaatgaaataggaaTTATAACCCTAAATTTAAGCTTCAGCCGACGCCTCTATCTTCAATCTTCACCATCGCCAAACACCATCTTCACCATCGCCAATCTTCATCTCCTTGTCGTCGCCTCCATCTTCACCGTCGACCCAGCCGCGCCTGCGCCCAGCTCCCCATCGACCCAGCCGCTCTCCAACATATGACGCCCTTGTTGGAATAATTTGGATATGATGTGTAGCAAGTAaggaaatgagatcttcaggcgtgtgatcactttcctataagctttaaatctTCCTCTATCAAAAGCAACGAGTTTTCAAGATTTAAttttatgggatacaagaagatgaaacaaagttCTTAAGTTGCTTTAAATAATTAAGAACTTCCTGGAGAGTTGATAAACTGTGAAATATCAAAGTATACTGCAAGTTAATTGCATGTATTTCTTTCAGATGTTTCTCCAACTATTTATAGATGTAAAATCCAATAGTTAGGAGAggttatataaaattttatggcAGTTTAAACTCCAACTTccaccagatatatcctttaaGATATATTAatcttgaaaaatataattacttgaATCATGTATAACGcatacatttttcataagttATGTACCTTCATAGGTTCATACACTGCATGCGAAACTATTATAAAGTaagatattataatatttagatataatatttattacttctATGCATGCATGAAGCCatgcaaaataataaataaatgatatataaataataaaccatGCAGCATAGCTCCCAATGAAACATTCTGGCCAAAATTAATAATGacttcaatttagtcattttgaGATTTCGGCCACGAATTCTTCATACATGATGTATTCGGCCTTCATTAATCATGAATACAAATCATGAATTCGGCCTCCATAATTAAATCATGAATTCGGCCTCATGCACCCATGATTCGGCTATCATGTACTCGGCCATGAGTTCGGCCATTCATGATCTCAATTCATGAATTCGAACTTCATGGATTCGGCTAATTTCATATTTTCCTATTTACTATCTactaaactaaaataatattcagaGTTAATTCCAGTATTGGTCCTTCGGcgatgttgattttccaaaattagtccccgacttttaatttggacaatttaggtcccttgacttttaaattctttccaatgttggtcctttcgtcaaattttggttaaattgaggtcaaatgaatggATAAAATTGTTCGTttacctgtttagtgtattattactcgtatttctcttgttctatacgttgtatatatgaatataatctcattcaaagtctcaatcgaagccatataatctcagtcgaagtcttcgactgagattgttttcatatatatagcgtataggacatgagaaatacgagtaataatacactatacaggtgaacagacaattttaccccttcatttgacctcaacttaactaaaatttgacgaaaggactaacattggaaaaaatttgaaagtcaagggacttaaattgtctaaattaaaagtcgaagactaattttggaaaatcaacatagtcgaaggaccattgctggaattaactctaatattcATAACTCCACAactctaaatattatttaagctttcaTGGTATTCCATCTAAAatattaatctccattactatataaatgtCCAACATTCCTCCTCCATTTACatagtaaaaattaatactCCAAGATAGATCCAAAATTCATGCATAAATGAAAGTGTCTTAGAGATTGAACTTTCACATAGTATAATACGCGATACATCAATTCAGATTGCAGTGATGGACAAACCTTGAATCACACAGTCTCTTTGAAGAAATGTAGGTAAAATACACACAAGTTTTACAGTCACAACAACTCAAAAACTTGACACTATTAAAGGCCCTGTCTCCGTATCCTTTCATGAGCATATCCAAGCCAAACCCAAAGCTTGTTGAAGAGGCCACACCTCATGCTCACATAGGCTAATCTTTTAAATCATGCCCTGCACCAAGCATTTTTTCAAATGATTAGTTAAGAGTAAAACTCATCCCTACAACAATGCAGACCAAGTACTGACTTTAGGGATACCTTTTATTTAGTACTTGCAGCCAATTAATGAAGTACTTTGGCCACTTTAGGAGGTGCTCTTGCACGAACACATCGTTGGATATGTTCAGGCACAATCTCGATTGTGTCACGACCCCAGGCGATATCATCTTCCCCCTCAAATTCATCCTCAATCATGGTTGAACTAGAATTTGATTTAGCTTGGGATTGAGGAGTTTGGGATCGAATAACAAGAGGTAGAGGACCTCGAGCACTTGAAGTAGAGGGTTTGGGTACTGATGGCTCGTGATCCAACTGCTCGGGTTTGGATGGCTCGGGTACTGACACTTCAGGTGCAGTTGGTTTTTGTTTCCTCAAGGATCGAGTAAGAGGCAATTCATCATCTTTATCACTATCCTCTTGGTCAATATTTACGAGAAGAGGTGGTAGAGCACTGAACTCAGCATCATTAAGTGATCGTCTTTGCTCCTCTTCTGTTGGTAGGACAATAGATGGCTCATCAGATGGGTTTTGCTCAGTTTGAGCCTTCTTTGATTTCTTCGTGGGCCGTTTCGATGGCTCGGCCTTCCTCTTCGTgtgttcttttcttttcttctttagttcttcttctttctctgttgATGGCTTGGGTGCTTTAGAAGACGAAGCACCTTTAGTTACCTCGGCCTTCGAGCACTtggttttcctcttcttcttgaTACCCATCTTTGATGATTCAAAGTCATGAGATTTTGACTTTTCAGCAGTTTCTTTTTCAACGGCACCCTTTGAGGATTTAGGGTCAGTTTTTCTTCCCTTCGGTCTTCTTCATTGCCTCAATCTCAGCAGCTCGTCTCTGAGTATACCTCGGTGGCTTAGAACGCATGTGGAAATGTGtcctatgagttggggttccaGCACGAAGATTTACACCCTTATTCCTTAAGATTTAACTAATCACAAAGCTAAAACCTATGACCTTTGTGATCCATCTAAAATTCTCATCCACACCGGACTTcacatttttcttgagaaaatCAAATACAATCCTGGACCAATCCACAAGATAGTTTTCCATCAAAGCACATAACGTCTTCAACTTCTCTTCGGAAATGTCATCTATGCCGGATTGTTTGCTCTCGATGATTTTGGTCAATATGTCAATAGTGAACTCAAAATCCATCTAGAGCATCGTTTTCTTGATTGGAAAGGGAACCTTTGAGGGCTGAGTGTATCCCTTGATGTCCTTCCAAAGCTTCACCTTGTCATATTCCTTTGCTGAACAATCCTTATGATATCCTTCTTCCCGAATAGGGAAATTAAAGGCTATTTGAATATCGCTAAGAGTTATGGTCACGTTTGATCC encodes:
- the LOC116026755 gene encoding ranBP2-type zinc finger protein At1g67325, with protein sequence MSQVDNRNSSAAKRARTDGGRREDDWTCPSCGNVNFSFRTTCNMRNCTQPRPADHNSKSLAKPMHTPQAYSTSAPYVGSAAPSPMYMGIPSYGTSVFNGTSLPPYDVPFPGGSAYHYNYGSRLSGGSPFRPLHLSGPPPYSSGTMIGTGGIYGVPPPIMERYGLGLPMGHSAMGPRPGFFPEDKSQNKDGTRDNDWTCPKCGNVNFSFRTICNMRKCNTPKPGSQGAKSGKSSNMPEGSWKCEKCNNINYPFRTKCNRPNCGAEKPSESIESPSQPTDENDQ